Proteins encoded by one window of Salvia splendens isolate huo1 chromosome 5, SspV2, whole genome shotgun sequence:
- the LOC121805286 gene encoding vesicle-associated protein 4-1-like: MAIADRRHNKWLICPLWRSSASPPSPSSTQNLQTQSQNHRLQNGGIVSSKNRSSSTVSSVARSLIPGRRRLRLDPSNKLYFPYEPGKQGRSAVRIKNSSKSHVAFKFQTTAPKSCYMRPPGGILAPGEGLIATVFKFMELPENNEKNQKRKVKFKIMSLKVKQGTDYVPELFEEQRDEVIVERVLQVVFLDPERPNPALEKLKRQLAEADAATETRKKPPADAGPKVIGEGLVIDEWKERREKYLARQQVEAVDSM; the protein is encoded by the exons ATGGCGATAGCTGACCGTCGCCATAACAAGTGGCTGATTTGCCCCCTCTGGCGCTCATCGGCGtctcctccttctccttcttcgACTCAGAATCTTCAAACTCAATCGCAGAATCATAGACTCCAAAACGGCGGCATCGTCTCTTCCAAAAACCGCTCCTCCTCTACTGTCTCCTCTGTCGCCAGATCGCTCATCCCTGGACGGCGGAGGCTCCGCCTCGATCCTTCCAACAAACTTTACTTCCCCT ATGAACCGGGAAAGCAGGGGAGGAGCGCTGTTCGGATTAAGAATTCAAGCAAGTCTCACGTTGCCTTCAAG TTTCAAACTACTGCACCGAAAAGTTGTTATATGCGACCACCTGGAGGTATCCTTGCTCCGGGAGAAGGCCTAATAGCTACTG TATTCAAGTTTATGGAGCTTCCTGAAAACAACGAAAAGAATCAGAAGCGCAAAGTTAAGTTCAAAATCATGAGTCTTAAGGTGAAACAAGGAACAGATTATGTGCCTGAACTG TTTGAAGAGCAAAGGGATGAAGTGATAGTTGAGCGTGTGCTGCAGGTGGTTTTCCTAGATCCAGAGCGTCCTAATCCT GCACTTGAAAAGCTGAAGCGCCAATTGGCTGAGGCTGATGCTGCAACAGAGACCCGCAAAAAGCCCCCAGCAGATGCAGGTCCAAAAGTGATAGGCGAAGGTCTTGTTATAGACGAATGG AAAGAACGAAGGGAGAAGTATCTTGCTAGGCAGCAAGTTGAAGCAGTAGACTCGATGTGA